The genomic window TGTCGAAACGCCTCAAGGAGAACCGTCCCACGAGCATCGTCGTGATGACGGGCGCGACCGCCGGAAACGGTATGGACGCGGCCCGTCATCTCGCCGGCCGACCCGCGGTTCCCAAACACCGACCGGGGCGCGGTGCCGGTGAGTACGAGGCGACCTTGTCAACCATCTCGTCCACTGCCTGTTGGCGCGACTCTCCTGCTCGCCGTGGCAGACAGCGGACGGCTCCCCGCGGATCGAGCGACAGGGCCGGGTCGTGTGTGGCGACCCGGCGGAAGGCGCCCAGGCGGGTGCCCTGCTGTTGTCCTCGTTCGGCGACTGCCAGCCTGATGCTGCGTTCTCAAGCGAAGGACTGCGCCAAGCCGTGGTCATCGTTCTTGCCGTCATCGCAGTCGCCGTTCCGGCGGCGTTCGTCACGCTCCACTGGTACGCGTGGCGCCGTCTCATACGCGAAACCTCGCTCCCGCGCTCCGTCCACCGGAGAGTCGGGAACGCCGTCTTCGTGGCCGGGCCGGTGCTCACGATCGGTGGGCTGGCGGGCGGATCGGCGGGAGTCCCGTTCGTCCTCCAGCGCGTCATCGCCTGGCCCGGAGACCTGTGGCTGGTCCTCTTCCTGTATCTGCTGTTGGCGCTGCCGGCAGGCGACTCAAGGGAAACTCACGGTGGCCCAGGGGCTCCCACACGCAGACCATCCATCACAAGGTCCAGGAGCAGACCGGACTGGGTCCGCCAGTCGCTGTGGCTGTCCATCTGCCAGATGCCGGCTATGGCGAGGACGAAGACGTCGGTGGTCGCGTTCGGCCGGATGGTGCCGGCCTCGCGGTTGGTGTTGATCAGGAGTTCGATCGCGTCCATGACCAGGGAGTATTCAGGCTTCGCCGGGCCTCCCGTCGCGCTGATCGCCTGGCGTAGTGCGTCGGCCAGACCGGCCCTGGCCATGGCGAAGTCGGCGAGCCGGCTCATCCACTCGCGCAGGGCCTCGTCGGGTTTCCCGCTCATCAGGAGCTGGGGCGCACTGTCGGCGAGATGCTGCACCTCGCGGTGGTGGACCTCGAGGACGAGCGTCTCGCGGTTGGGAAAGTGGCGGTACATCGTCCCTTGCCCGACTCCCGCCTTTTTGGCGATCAGGCTGAGTGGGGCGTCCGCGAACAGTGACAGCTCGGCCAGTGCCACCTTGAGGATGCGCTCGCGATTGCGCTGTGCGTCCGAGCGCTGAGGTGGCTCGCTCTTCGGTTCCACTCGTCCTCCTCCCGGGCATGCCCGGCCTTCCTGGTTGCCAGTCGGATAGTCGTCCACTACTCGCCAGCACCAGGCGATCGTCCGTTTAGGTGACGCCATAACCGGCGACTCGCTCAAACACCACGCGGACTCGGGGCGGCCCTTGCCGTCAACCGCGACGGCAACGCCATCGGATCGGTCTCTGGTGGTTGCATCGAAGACCCGGACCCGACGCACCCGTCAAAACCAAGGGCACCGGCGAGACCGGAATCGCGGGCGCGGCGGCGTGCACTCGCCATATACAGGCCGGTACGCCCCCGTCCGTCCGTGCCTTGACGACCTGACCGCCTGCCGGCCGCATGCCATCGGCGGCTCTCCTCGACTGAGGCTGGCGTTATGGTGGACCTAAGCGGAGCTGTGTCCGTTACCCGGAAACGTATCGGACAGCTATCCGGTTATCAAGGGGTTGTGGGCGTGAGCCCAGAAGGAGGGGGAGTGGCGTCCAGGAGCGGTGGGCCTCAGCGCTCGGATGCGCAGCGCAATCGGGAGCGGATTCTGAAGGTGGCGCTGGCGGAGTTGTCTCGTGCCGCGGATGTCCCGCTAAGTCTGATCGCGAAGAAGGCGGGGGTTGGGCAGGGCACGTTCTATCGCAACTTCCCCAACCGTGAGGCGCTCGTCCTGGAGGTCTACAGCCACGAGGTGCGACTGCTCACCGATGCTGCGGCGGAGCTGCTCGAAACCCGGAAGCCCGACCAGGCGCTGCGTGAATGGATGGACCAGCTTGCTCGCTTCGCCGTCGCCAAGGTCGGCCTGTCGGACGTCATGCGTCAGATCGTCGGTACGGCGGAGGGCTCTGCGCAGCCGGGATACGCCCCGGTGGTCGAGGCGATCGAGGCTTTGGTCTCGGCCAATCACGAGGCCGGCACCATCCGTCCGGGGGTGACCGCCGACGACTTCATCCTGGCCATCGCCGGCATCTGGCAGATCGATGCTCGTGGGGACTGGCAAACCCAGAGCGCTCGGCTCCTGGGTCTTGTCATGGACGGGCTGCGCGCGGGAGCGCCAGGGCGAGGGTGACGACCGGCAGGCCGGCATCTGCGGGATCGGCCTTGCCGCGCGGACAGGTGTCCGATGCGCAGGTGGGCGAGGCCGAAGCGGTCGACGCCGAGGGTTTCGGGTTCCTCACGGTCATCGGCCGCGGGGCGGCGGGATCAGTGGTCTGACGCAGTCCGCCGTCGGGGGTGGCTCCGGTCGGTCTTGGGGGCGAGGGCCAAGCCGGCCGGGAGCGAGTGGAGGGCCTCGCGGGTCAGGGCGTTGGCGGTCTCGCTCGATGGGTCGCCTCGATGAGGGCTGCGGGCGTGTGGTCGCGTGTGGCCGTTCCCCAGGGATCCCGGGGGTCCGTAAGCGCGAAGGTGAAGTCATCGGCGGCCACGTCCGGGTGGGTCGTTCCGGCTCGGCGATCGGTCTTGGGTGGGGGATCTCGCGTCGGCGTGAGCCGGCTGCTGAAGGCCGGGGCGACGTCGACGCTCGGAGCTCAAGGTCACCCTTGCTATCCGGACGGCTGTCCACTAGGGTTCCCCTGGAGGTGGACAGCTGTCCGCTTTGCTCTGTCGGGTTCATGGCTGACCACTGCCGGACGACAGGTCAGGCAGTCACCGGCGAGTGTCGGCATCCGAACTGGTCCCCACTCACGTGAGCCCAGGCCGCCCGGCCCGACGCGGATGTCGGCGTCCTTCCCGCAACGGAATCCACCGGCGCCGCCCACAACCGGCGAGACGCGTGCGGGTGTTCACCAAGTCGATCGAGGAGTGCAGCGTCATGTCCCAAACGCCCGACCTGCCGGACCCCGGCCACAGTCGTGTGGACACCATTGACTCGCTCGACGGCCTCCATGCCGACCTGGCTCGACGGCACAGGGCTACGGAAAGCAGTGGAGCCACAGTCCCCGCCGCCGTGGTCGACGCCGACCTCGCCGTCCTGGAACGCGACGGATACGTCATCCTGGACAACCTGCTCACCGAAGCCGAGTGCGAGGACGTCCGGGCAGCCGTGACGCCCCTGCTGGACAGGACCGGCCGCAATACCTTCGAGGGTCGGCGGACCCAGCGCGTCTACAGCGTCCTCAACAAGACCCGAGCCTGTGACCGCATGGTCGACCACCCGAGAGTTCTGGCACTGCTGGACCGGCTGCTCCTGCCCAACTACCTGCTCTCCCAACTCCAGGTCATCAACATCCAACCTGGTGAGGAAGCCCAGTTGCTGCACCACGACGACGGCATGTATCCCGTACCTCGCCCCCGGCCACCGCTGAGTGCGGCCACGGTGTGGGCCATCGACGCCTTTACCGAGGAGAACGGCGCCACCGTGGTCCTGCCGGGCACAAACCGCTGGGGCGACCGTCAGCCGGCTGACGACGACGCCAGGGTGAAGGCCGTCATGTCACCGGGCTCCTGCGTCTTCTTCGTCGGCACTCTGTGGCATGGGGGCGGCGCCAATGCGTCCGCCGATGCCCGCTTGGCCGTCACGGCCCAGTACTGCGAGCCATGGCTCCGGCCGCAGGAGGCGTTCACTCTGTCCACCACCCGTGACACGGTCCGCGTGGTGTCCGAGGACATCCGCCGGATGCTCGGCTACAGCATCCATCCGCCCTTCCTCGGAATGGTCGACGGCATGCACCCCAAGCGCCTGCTCGACGGCCGCTCCTGAAGGCTCATCACCCGAGTGTTTTGCTCCGCTCCGATGAGCGCGCTGGGACCTGCCCGCACAGGCCGGTCGAGGCCATGCTCTGTGCATGACGGCGCGGTGGCTCGTGCGAACGCCTGTCGTCGAGCCAGGGCTCGGTATGACAGGCGTTATAGGCGGGTGTATTCTGCTGCTCTCTATAACGACTGTCATAGGAGGATGTCGTGACCATCATCACCGTGAACGCACCGAAGGGGCGCCTGAGCCTTGAGCAGCGCCGTGAGCTGGCCGAGACACTGACGGACGCGGTGCTGGTGCCCGAGGTCGGGCAGCGCGCTCCCGCCGCCCGGCCTGGGTTCCAGGTGCACTTCGTCGAGCGCGAGCGGGACATGATGGCTATCGGCGGCCGTCTCCTGGCGGACGTCGACCCGGAGCTCGACGTGATGGCGATCGACCTCGCGGTCATGGATGCCGCCTGGCAGCCGGATGTGCGGGCCGAGGTCATCGAGCGCGTCCTGGCCGCACTGGCGGCGGCCTGCGGACTGGAGAAGCCGTCACCGGCGTGGTGGGTCAACTTCCGTGTGATCGAGGAGGGCAGCTGGGGGTCGTCCGGCGGCGTGCTGTCCGTCCTGTCGCTCCTTGAGAGCGGAGTGTTCACGGAGGAGAGGGTCAAGGCGGTCCGCGCCGCGCTCGGTGCCTGAAGGCCGGAGTCGTAAAGGGGTGGCTCCGATCAGTCCTTGATGGTGGCGAGGATGAGTGCCTGCAACTGCTCCGCGGTGTCGTCGAGGGGCTGGGTGCTGCGCTTGGCGCGGCACATGGCGACGGTTCCCTCGACGGCCGCGACGATGAGCGTCGCGAGCTGTGCCGCCTGTTCGCGTTCGGTGCCGTGCTCGTGCAGCGAGGCGGCCAGCAACCTCTCCCACTCGGTGAAGACGTCGGCGGCCGCCGTGAGGGCGGCGGGTGTCTCGTCGGTGGCAGGTTCCTCGATGGAGACGGCGAGGACGGGGCAGCCGGCCCGGAAGTCGCTGTCGACGACGATCTTGCGCCACAGGGCGAGGAAGGCCCGCAGGCCGGCGACCGGGCCCGCCTCCAGCTCCTTGCGCAGGGCACGGGCGACCCACTCGCCCGTGTAGCGGACGGCCTCGGTGGCCAACTGCTGCTTGCCCTCGGGGAAGTAGTGGTACGTCGAGCCGAGCGGCGCCCGGGCGTGCTTGGCCATCTCGCGGATGCTCGTGGCGTTCAGGCCGCGCCGACTGATCATGTCGGCGGCTCCGGCGACGATTCGCTCGCGCGCCGTCGGGGTGGGCTTGGTCACGTACGTGATCCCTTCTGGCTTCGCTGGCTATAACGATCGTCATAGTCTACCGTGATCGTCGCCTATAGCGACTGTCATAGTCCAGAGTGTCATCGAACGAAACGAAGAGAGGCATGTCTTATGCCGACGATGATCCGTCTCACGGCCCCGGCCGATGTCCTGACCGATGTCTGACCGCACTCGCAGCTCGTCCCGGACCACCGCACCGAGAAACCCGCCGCGCGCCTCCCTCGCCGACCCGTCGGCCACCGACGCCGACACTCCACACGCGCGAGCGACGGACGAGGATCTGGAACACCAGAAAGCGGCCATCACTCGCCTCGGCCGCGAACTGCGCGCTTTGGTGGAGGCCACCGTCCGTACCGCCGCCTCCCCGGAGACCCTCAACCGCGTGGCAGATGACGTCCGTCGGGTCACCGGCCGACTGACGGGACGGCGGCGCGCGCGGGCGGAGATCCCCGAGGTGGACGAGTTCCCCGGGGGGACACGGATCTACAGCCCCGTCGTCGGAGCCGGCAGCCCGCTGGCACCGCCCGTGCACGTCACGTCCACCGAGCACGGCCTGGTCGGTCACTGCACCCTGGGCATCGCCCACGCAGGCCCGCCCGGCTACGGCCACGGCGGCATGAGCGCCATGCTCCTGGACGAACTCATGGGGCGCACCTGCGCGGCAGCCGGAATGGCCGGCCTGACCGTCTCCCTGCAGATGCGCTACCACCGGCCCGTCCCGCTGGAGACACCCCTGCGGATCCTCGCTCGCGTCACCGGCACGGACAACCGCAAGATCTTCGTGGCCGGATCGATCACCACTCTGGCGGACCACACCACAGACCTGGTCACAGCTGACGGTGTCTTCGTCGCCCCCGATCCCCACCGGACCCGCGCCCTGTTCCCCGACCTGTAAATGGACGGTGAGTGAACGCTTCTCGCCGACGAGCCGGCGGACGTGGCCATGTTTCACACGCCCAGGCGGCTTTCCGGTCAGCCTGCGGACGCTCCCCGCGCGTACTCGGTGGACCCGGCCGGGCTTACGAAGCCCGCGGGGCCCGGCGATGGAGAGTTGGTTGGCGCATGCAAATGGAGATCCGGGCCGCTGCGATCCGGGGTATCGATCGACTGATCGACGATCTCGGGGGCGACGGGGCGAGGCTGTTGGCCGATTTCGGCGTTTCGCCCAGCGATTTGGATTCCGAGGACGGACTGTTGCCGACGGCGACAGCCGGGCGGATCCTGCGGAACGCGGCGAAGAAATTGAACTGTCCCGACTTCGGGTTGCGTTTGGCTGCCTATCAGGACATGTCGATGCTCGGCCCGTTGGCCTTGGCGGTCGGCAATTGTGACACGGTCGGGGAAGGGCTGGACTGTGCGTCCCGATTCCTGTTCGTGCACAACCAGGCTATCCGTCTCTCGCGTGAGCCTGATCCCGAGCGCTATGCGGGGGTGGGGGCCGTCGAATACCGGATGTTGCATCCGGACATTCCGTATGAGCCGCAGACGATCGACGCGGGCTTGGGGCAACTGCACCGTATTCTCATCACGATGAGCGGCGGATACGATTTGCTCGGGGTCTATATGCCCCATCCGCCGCTGACCGACGAGTCGTTGTACGCCGAGTTCTTCGGCGCGCCGGTCCGGTTCAACGCCGGCCAGGCCCTGCTGCGGGTGCCGACGAAGCTCTTCGCCCAGCCGATGTCGACCCCGGTCAATCCCGAACTGCGGCGCATGGTCGTGGAGTACTTGGAGTCGCACTACACCGACCCCCGCGACAGTGTCTCCACCATGGTGCGGTCGGCGGTCAGCCGCGCTCTGGGTACGGTTCCCGCGCGGATCGACCTGGTCGCCGAGTGGTTGCACACGCATCCGCGTACGTTGCAGCGACGACTGGCGGAGGAGGGCACCTCGTTCCAGTCGATCCTCGACGACGTACGCAAGAACGCGGCCCACCGGTTGCTGACGAGGACCGATATGCCGTTCTCCCAAGTCGCGTCGTTGGTGGAGTTGGCCGGACAGGCGGCGCTGACACGCGC from Streptomyces sp. DSM 40750 includes these protein-coding regions:
- a CDS encoding TetR/AcrR family transcriptional regulator — encoded protein: MEPKSEPPQRSDAQRNRERILKVALAELSLFADAPLSLIAKKAGVGQGTMYRHFPNRETLVLEVHHREVQHLADSAPQLLMSGKPDEALREWMSRLADFAMARAGLADALRQAISATGGPAKPEYSLVMDAIELLINTNREAGTIRPNATTDVFVLAIAGIWQMDSHSDWRTQSGLLLDLVMDGLRVGAPGPP
- a CDS encoding TetR/AcrR family transcriptional regulator, whose protein sequence is MASRSGGPQRSDAQRNRERILKVALAELSRAADVPLSLIAKKAGVGQGTFYRNFPNREALVLEVYSHEVRLLTDAAAELLETRKPDQALREWMDQLARFAVAKVGLSDVMRQIVGTAEGSAQPGYAPVVEAIEALVSANHEAGTIRPGVTADDFILAIAGIWQIDARGDWQTQSARLLGLVMDGLRAGAPGRG
- a CDS encoding phytanoyl-CoA dioxygenase family protein produces the protein MSQTPDLPDPGHSRVDTIDSLDGLHADLARRHRATESSGATVPAAVVDADLAVLERDGYVILDNLLTEAECEDVRAAVTPLLDRTGRNTFEGRRTQRVYSVLNKTRACDRMVDHPRVLALLDRLLLPNYLLSQLQVINIQPGEEAQLLHHDDGMYPVPRPRPPLSAATVWAIDAFTEENGATVVLPGTNRWGDRQPADDDARVKAVMSPGSCVFFVGTLWHGGGANASADARLAVTAQYCEPWLRPQEAFTLSTTRDTVRVVSEDIRRMLGYSIHPPFLGMVDGMHPKRLLDGRS
- a CDS encoding tautomerase family protein; translated protein: MTIITVNAPKGRLSLEQRRELAETLTDAVLVPEVGQRAPAARPGFQVHFVERERDMMAIGGRLLADVDPELDVMAIDLAVMDAAWQPDVRAEVIERVLAALAAACGLEKPSPAWWVNFRVIEEGSWGSSGGVLSVLSLLESGVFTEERVKAVRAALGA
- a CDS encoding TetR/AcrR family transcriptional regulator gives rise to the protein MTKPTPTARERIVAGAADMISRRGLNATSIREMAKHARAPLGSTYHYFPEGKQQLATEAVRYTGEWVARALRKELEAGPVAGLRAFLALWRKIVVDSDFRAGCPVLAVSIEEPATDETPAALTAAADVFTEWERLLAASLHEHGTEREQAAQLATLIVAAVEGTVAMCRAKRSTQPLDDTAEQLQALILATIKD
- a CDS encoding PaaI family thioesterase, which encodes MSDRTRSSSRTTAPRNPPRASLADPSATDADTPHARATDEDLEHQKAAITRLGRELRALVEATVRTAASPETLNRVADDVRRVTGRLTGRRRARAEIPEVDEFPGGTRIYSPVVGAGSPLAPPVHVTSTEHGLVGHCTLGIAHAGPPGYGHGGMSAMLLDELMGRTCAAAGMAGLTVSLQMRYHRPVPLETPLRILARVTGTDNRKIFVAGSITTLADHTTDLVTADGVFVAPDPHRTRALFPDL
- a CDS encoding AraC family transcriptional regulator encodes the protein MQMEIRAAAIRGIDRLIDDLGGDGARLLADFGVSPSDLDSEDGLLPTATAGRILRNAAKKLNCPDFGLRLAAYQDMSMLGPLALAVGNCDTVGEGLDCASRFLFVHNQAIRLSREPDPERYAGVGAVEYRMLHPDIPYEPQTIDAGLGQLHRILITMSGGYDLLGVYMPHPPLTDESLYAEFFGAPVRFNAGQALLRVPTKLFAQPMSTPVNPELRRMVVEYLESHYTDPRDSVSTMVRSAVSRALGTVPARIDLVAEWLHTHPRTLQRRLAEEGTSFQSILDDVRKNAAHRLLTRTDMPFSQVASLVELAGQAALTRAARRWFGRTPTQVRRDAKVGPTPNGVAQS